The following proteins are encoded in a genomic region of Alosa alosa isolate M-15738 ecotype Scorff River chromosome 10, AALO_Geno_1.1, whole genome shotgun sequence:
- the rab44 gene encoding uncharacterized protein rab44 isoform X3 produces MFMQRALALRCAALMSNTVRKQNKEHRFTFLVQPWIQKYHISAQMFLTFIIHLMWKAQTHRKQAHCLTTLSPPSNFNIKRKKRVCNRMPHGRRGEWGQPVGQKREQKKEATCGAMSTDDVNEDMNMNADTEITVAPLNVHAESSSTEMLSPNVQHCEEAEQGTQAHILSSTMESEVPNISTDIPAFSHSFHVESTDPSETSTLSSHSESSFKLQHQEEEGSVQGTSRQKRRMGSTRRTKREQKREEPCGAMSTDDVKEDMNMNADTEITVAPLNVHAESSSPEMLSPDVQHSEEVEQGTNAHIDGNYLEDNNEMSIMEKETEAITTVGADQFSEAFMREDVEQLKKHEEEQSEKSQESLADLKKENRISTELSEQAEVESKLSYITEDLSPDTIVEGMVTTESPSESHTCMESSIMEELRAASDHWESTVRLQPHEKEGDLNQDVSRNKRKMGSTRRQKRKSNEVHLDGTRSSHETEVMTGMVTETDIEVQQEENLQSEEISSSENMQAACLNTILVGCNECLMKYASKETVDEPNKQDLSSQESEKEKGEKDILMILEGKVEDQREVDLGPPETHRAVQCDTTVEGQGRILEQIQDKVTETSVSASQYPQTEESPGLKRRRKLGSTRRSQHEKTERKYVVMDGMLIHTDTETSPCLDSKSVEVKDEEERKIHDIEENTEAMSSIFGNTIVTPSTPESLETDQERSNNAIHSKDEGIKKEQCILAPTITTAEQPPLENIAGNDYYSAHGDTLAVNSKTPPANSPSCKNTLKLCPLENSDSSEESKPQKKRMGSSRKISQRQHKNKNSSHSEADVKNGDLDSVTNTVTQPIQQVTGDVDLCAEHSGGLEGAHNYKWTDTHQSKCSEPASGACNHPEDHLIPEMYVQSPLGQIEISESSGTTAAETSSGNLCEDDSQKEPKSMLQKRKMGSSRRGQGLRNRAKQAANVDEHVDDISTSKQDGDDTALPNTEDLSMEGEQLLITSVQTSKSNLQPLAQAERPDEFIDERVLPASAQCRTSVHSASSSPSSKLQEDNPSIDPQSTTKKKKMGSTRKNMKRQGEDEKSGLKRDQGNAERCNVIDDMGDLTGPTERVTIQKVTETGESEETLPQDEGTGHGSAGHKEAPEGTRRKVGSRRGGQGCRGAVGGPEDQPVSQAPENDSSVLQNIQENVHSEGLSKLVLAGEGQFQKVEQPPSGARSKSDLDRKYGQDNTLTSLEEAVMFNVVMVGDSSVGKTSFIRRFQSGQFIDDHSATIGIDTFTQTLAVDGELVKLQIWDTAGQERFHSITHNVLHKAQGLILMYDISSCQTFSAVRKWITCIEEGAPSEVIILLLGNKNDSEDREVLHPEGERLAQEYNIHFMECSAVTGYNVSQSIESLARLLKQTVKESGQGYVTLHQKPPQKKSGCC; encoded by the exons ATGTTCATGCAGAGAGCTTTAGCTCTGAGATGTGCAGCCCTGATGTCCAACACAGTGAGGAAGCAGAACAAGGAACACAGGTTCACATTCTTAGTTCAACCATGGATTCAGAAGTACCACATATCAGCACAGATGTTCCTGACTTTTATCATTCACTTAATGTGGAAAGCACAGACCCATCGGAAACAAGCACATTGTCTGACCACTCTCAGTCCTCCCTCAAACTTCAACAtcaagaggaagaagagagtgtGCAACAGGATGCCTCATGGCAGAAGAGGAGAATGGGGTCAACCCGTAGGCCAAAAAAGAGAACAGAAAAAGGAAGCGACATGTGGAGCCATGAGTACAGATGACGTCAATGAGGACATGAACATGAATGCAGATACGGAGATCACAGTTGCCCCACTGAATGTTCATGCAGAGAGTTCTAGCACTGAGATGCTCAGCCCCAATGTCCAACACTGTGAGGAAGCAGAACAAGGAACACAGGCTCACATTCTCAGCTCCACAATGGAATCAGAAGTGCCAAATATCAGCACAGATATTCCTGCCTTTTCTCATTCATTTCATGTGGAAAGCACAGACCCATCAGAAACAAGCACATTGTCTAGCCACTCAGAATCCTCCTTCAAACTTCAAC AtcaagaggaagagggaagtgTACAGGGTACCTCAAGgcagaagaggaggatggggtCAACCCGCAGGAcaaagagagaacagaaaagGGAAGAGCCATGTGGAGCCATGAGTACAGATGATGTCAAAGAGGACATGAACATGAATGCAGATACGGAGATCACAGTTGCCCCACTGAATGTTCATGCAGAGAGTTCTAGCCCTGAGATGCTCAGCCCTGATGTCCAACACAGTGAGGAAGTAGAACAAGGAACAAATGCTCACATAGATGGTAATTACCTAGAAGATAACAATGAGATGTCCATTATGGAAAAGGAAACAGAGGCCATCACAACAGTGGGAGCAGACCAATTCAGTGAAGCATTTATGAGAGAAGATGTTGAACAACTGAAAAAGCATGAGGAAGAGCAGTCAGAAAAGAGTCAGGAATCCCTAGCTGACCTGAAGAAGGAAAACAGAATAAGCACAGAGTTATCAGAACAAGCAGAAGTTGAGAGTAAGCTATCATATATTACCGAAGATCTCAGTCCAGACACTATAGTAGAGGGCATGGTTACCACGGAATCTCCATCTGAATCTCACACATGTATGGAGAGCTCCATCATGGAAGAATTAAGAGCAGCGTCTGATCACTGGGAATCCACCGTCAGACTTCAGCCTCATGAAAAGGAGGGGGATTTAAATCAGGATGTGTCGAGGAACAAGAGAAAGATGGGGTCAACTCGTagacagaaaaggaaaagtAATGAAGTACATTTGGATGGAACAAGATCTTCACATGAAACTGAGGTGATGACTGGGATGGTCACTGAAACTGATATTGAGGTGCAGCAGGAAGAAAATCTCCAATCAGAGGAAATATCATCCAGTGAAAACATGCAAGCAGCTTGTCTAAACACAATTCTTGTAGGATGTAATGAATGTCTAATGAAATATGCAAGTAAAGAGACAGTGGATGAACCAAATAAACAAGATCTAAGCAGTCAAGAGTCAGAAAaggaaaaaggagagaaggacATTTTAATGATCCTGGAAGGTAAGGTAGAGGATCAAAGGGAGGTTGACTTGGGTCCACCTGAAACCCATAGAGCAGTTCAGTGTGACACAACAGTTGAAGGACAGGGAAGGATTCTAGAACAAATCCAAGATAAAGTTACTGAAACAAGTGTTTCTGCTTCCCAATATCCACAAACTGAAGAAAGTCCTGGCTTGAAACGGAGGAGAAAGTTAGGCTCAACAAGAAGGAGCCAACATGAAAAGACGGAGAGAAAATATGTTGTCATGGATGGGAtgctcattcacacagacacagagacaagtCCTTGTCTGGACAGTAAATCAGTGGAAGTaaaagatgaggaagagaggaaaatcCATGATATTGAGGAAAACACAGAGGCAATGTCTTCTATTTTTGGAAATACAATAGTTACACCTTCTACACCAGAATCACTCGAAACAGATCAGGAGAGAAGCAACAATGCCATTCATAGTAAAGATGAAGGAATTAAGaaagaacagtgcattttggcCCCAACTATTACCACAGCAGAGCAGCCACCTTTGGAGAATATAGCCGGCAATGACTATTACTCAGCTCATGGAGACACTCTGGCTGTGAACAGTAAGACACCACCTGCTAATTCACCCTCTTGCAAAAACACACTTAAGTTATGTCCACTGGAAAATTCGGATTCCTCAGAAGAGAGTAAACCACAAAAGAAGAGAATGGGATCTAGTCGTAAAATATCCCAACGTCAACATAAGAATAAGAATAGCAGTCATAGTGAGGCAGATGTAAAGAATGGGGATTTGGATAGTGTGACTAACACAGTTACACAACCAATTCAGCAGGTCACTGGTGATGTAGATTTATGTGCTGAACATAGTGGAGGACTAGAGGGTGCACATAATTATAAATGGACAGACACCCATCAGAGTAAATGTTCTGAACCTGCCAGTGGGGCCTGTAACCACCCTGAGGACCATTTAATCCCGGAGATGTATGTTCAGTCACCCTTGGGACAAATTGAGATTTCGGAATCAAGTGGGACTACAGCAGCTGAGACAAGCTCCGGAAACCTCTGTGAGGATGACAGTCAGAAGGAACCCAAATCTATGCTCCAAAAAAGAAAGATGGGCTCTTCTCGTAGAGGTCAAGGTCTGAGAAACAGAGCGAAACAGGCTGCAAATGTAGACGAGCACGTGGATGACATCAGCACCTCGAAACAAGACGGGGATGATACAGCTCTTCCGAATACAGAAGACTTGTCAATGGAGGGTGAACAGTTACTCATTACTTCTGTTCAAACAAGCAAGAGTAACCTACAGCCACTGGCTCAGGCAGAAAGGCCTGATGAGTTCATTGATGAGCGAGTTTTACCTGCATCTGCTCAATGCAGGACATCAGTCCACAGTGCATCCTCATCACCTTCATCTAAGCTGCAAGAGGATAACCCATCCATAGATCCACAAAGCACcacgaaaaaaaagaaaatgggaTCAACTCGCAAGAACATGAAGAGACAAGGGGAAGATGAAAAAAGCGGCCTAAAGAGAGACCAAGGAAATGCAGAAAGATGTAATGTGATTGATGACATGGGAGATCTGACTGGGCCAACTGAGAGAGTTACAATCCAGAAAGTGACTGAAACAGGGGAGTCAGAAGAGACCCTACCACAAGATGAGGGTACTGGACATGGCTCTGCTGGCCACAAGGAGGCGCCAGAAGGCACAAGGAGGAAGGTGGGCTCCAGGCGTGGTGGTCAGGGCTGCAGAGGGGCCGTGGGGGGACCTGAGGACCAACCTGTTAGCCAGGCCCCTGAAAATGATAGCAGTGTGTTGCAGAACATTCAGGAAAATGTCCATAGTGAG GGCCTTTCTAAACTGGTCTTAGCTGGTGAGGGGCAATTTCAGAAGGTGGAACAACCGCCTTCAGGAGCAAGAAGCAAATCAGACTTAGATAGAAAGTATGGGCAAG ACAACACTCTTACATCTCTGGAAGAGGCTGTTATGTTTAATGTAGTGATGGTTGGAGACAGTAGCGTGGGGAAGACATCTTTTATCCGCCGATTCCAGAGTGGACAGTTTATTGATGATCACTCTGCCACCATTG GTATTGATACATTCACCCAGACATTGGCTGTGGATGGTGAATTGGTAAAACTTCAGATATGGGACACTGCTGGTCAGGAAAG GTTTCATAGCATCACCCATAATGTGTTACATAAGGCTCAGGGACTCATCCTGATGTATGACATTTCATCCTGTCAGACCTTTAGTGCTGTTCGCAAATGGATTACCTGCATTGAG GAAGGGGCTCCAAGTGAGGTCATCATCTTGCTTCTTGGGAACAAGAATGATAGTGAAGATCGGGAAGTTCTGCACCCAGAAGGCGAACGGTTGGCTCAG GAATACAACATCCATTTCATGGAATGCAGTGCTGTAACTGGCTACAACGTTTCACAGTCCATAGAGAGTCTGGCCAG GTTATTGAAGCagacagtgaaagagagtgGTCAAGGCTATGTGACACTGCACCAGAAGCCCCCACAGAAGAAGtcaggctgctgctga
- the rab44 gene encoding uncharacterized protein rab44 isoform X2 gives MHSPDVQHSEEVKQGTQAHILGSTIESEVPNISPDVLDFSHSLHVESTDPSETSTLYSHSESSFKLQHQEEEGSVQGTSRQKRRMGSTRRTKREQKREEPCGAMSTDDVKEDMNADTIMRSEAEEGIIGESIIGVSKENEFVINQTDAGTLSMALTSVEQNQYVDSSLSVETVSSSFQLCNPEEGGQKQEYRHQYPDIIAEQLDGNDLEDNNEMSILGKETAEVRTTVGADLSNEAFMKEDVDQLKKHEEEKSESFLEAPGDQNKENINTKVSEQTEAENILSSPTEDPSLDCAGTTVEDMDTTEKATSFSCQIAIETLTCLGSPPSPSSDHIPEIDTSLNVHTESFSPEMHSPDVQHSEEVKQGTQAHILGSTIESEVPNISPDVLDFSHSLHVESTDPSETSTLYSHSESSFKHQEEEGSVQGTSRQKRRMGSTRRTKREQKREEPCGAMSTDDVKEDMNMNADTEITVAPLNVHAESSSPEMLSPDVQHSEEVEQGTNAHIDGNYLEDNNEMSIMEKETEAITTVGADQFSEAFMREDVEQLKKHEEEQSEKSQESLADLKKENRISTELSEQAEVESKLSYITEDLSPDTIVEGMVTTESPSESHTCMESSIMEELRAASDHWESTVRLQPHEKEGDLNQDVSRNKRKMGSTRRQKRKSNEVHLDGTRSSHETEVMTGMVTETDIEVQQEENLQSEEISSSENMQAACLNTILVGCNECLMKYASKETVDEPNKQDLSSQESEKEKGEKDILMILEGKVEDQREVDLGPPETHRAVQCDTTVEGQGRILEQIQDKVTETSVSASQYPQTEESPGLKRRRKLGSTRRSQHEKTERKYVVMDGMLIHTDTETSPCLDSKSVEVKDEEERKIHDIEENTEAMSSIFGNTIVTPSTPESLETDQERSNNAIHSKDEGIKKEQCILAPTITTAEQPPLENIAGNDYYSAHGDTLAVNSKTPPANSPSCKNTLKLCPLENSDSSEESKPQKKRMGSSRKISQRQHKNKNSSHSEADVKNGDLDSVTNTVTQPIQQVTGDVDLCAEHSGGLEGAHNYKWTDTHQSKCSEPASGACNHPEDHLIPEMYVQSPLGQIEISESSGTTAAETSSGNLCEDDSQKEPKSMLQKRKMGSSRRGQGLRNRAKQAANVDEHVDDISTSKQDGDDTALPNTEDLSMEGEQLLITSVQTSKSNLQPLAQAERPDEFIDERVLPASAQCRTSVHSASSSPSSKLQEDNPSIDPQSTTKKKKMGSTRKNMKRQGEDEKSGLKRDQGNAERCNVIDDMGDLTGPTERVTIQKVTETGESEETLPQDEGTGHGSAGHKEAPEGTRRKVGSRRGGQGCRGAVGGPEDQPVSQAPENDSSVLQNIQENVHSEGLSKLVLAGEGQFQKVEQPPSGARSKSDLDRKYGQDNTLTSLEEAVMFNVVMVGDSSVGKTSFIRRFQSGQFIDDHSATIGIDTFTQTLAVDGELVKLQIWDTAGQERFHSITHNVLHKAQGLILMYDISSCQTFSAVRKWITCIEFSQVISNYNLSMVQATALKE, from the exons ATGCACAGCCCTGATGTCCAACACAGTGAGGAAGTAAAACAAGGAACACAAGCTCACATTCTCGGCTCCACCATAGAATCAGAAGTACCAAATATCAGCCCAGATGTTCTTGActtttctcattctcttcaTGTGGAAAGCACAGACCCATCAGAAACAAGCACATTGTATAGCCACTCAGAATCCTCCTTCAAACTTCAACAtcaagaggaagagggaagtgTACAGGGTACCTCAAGgcagaagaggaggatggggtCAACCCGCAGGAcaaagagagaacagaaaagGGAAGAGCCATGTGGAGCCATGAGTACAGATGATGTCAAAGAGGACATGAACGCAGATACGATCATGAGGTCAGAGGCAGAAGAAGGAATTATAGGAGAAAGCATAATCGGTGTCTCAAAGGAAAATGAGTTTGTCATTAATCAGACAGATGCTGGAACTCTCAGTATGGCTTTAACCTCTGTTGAACAGAATCAGTATGTTGATAGTAGCCTATCAGTTGAAACTGTTTCATCTTCTTTCCAACTGTGCAACCCAGAGGAGGGTGGGCAAAAACAAGAATATAGACATCAATACCCTGATATAATTGCAGAGCAACTAGATGGTAATGACCTAGAAGATAACAACGAGATGTCCATTTTGGGAAAGGAAACAGCAGAGGTCCGTACAACAGTGGGAGCAGACCTGTCCAATGAAGCATTTATGAAAGAAGATGTTGACCAACTCAAGAAGCATGAGGAAGAAAAGTCAGAAAGCTTTCTTGAGGCCCCTGGTGACCAGAACAAGgaaaacataaatacaaaggTATCAGAACAGACAGAAGCTGAGAATATTTTATCATCTCCTACTGAAGATCCCAGCCTAGACTGTGCAGGCACGACTGTTGAGGACATGGATACCACTGAGAAGGCTACCTCTTTCTCCTGTCAGATAGCCATTGAGACTCTCACCTGTCTTGGATCTCCCCCATCTCCTTCATCAGATCACATTCCAGAGATAGATACCTCACTGAATGTTCATACAGAGAGTTTTAGCCCTGAGATGCACAGCCCTGATGTCCAACACAGTGAGGAAGTAAAACAAGGAACACAAGCTCACATTCTCGGCTCCACCATAGAATCAGAAGTACCAAATATCAGCCCAGATGTTCTTGActtttctcattctcttcaTGTGGAAAGCACAGACCCATCAGAAACAAGCACATTGTATAGCCACTCGGAATCCTCCTTCAAACAtcaagaggaagagggaagtgTACAGGGTACCTCAAGgcagaagaggaggatggggtCAACCCGCAGGAcaaagagagaacagaaaagGGAAGAGCCATGTGGAGCCATGAGTACAGATGATGTCAAAGAGGACATGAACATGAATGCAGATACGGAGATCACAGTTGCCCCACTGAATGTTCATGCAGAGAGTTCTAGCCCTGAGATGCTCAGCCCTGATGTCCAACACAGTGAGGAAGTAGAACAAGGAACAAATGCTCACATAGATGGTAATTACCTAGAAGATAACAATGAGATGTCCATTATGGAAAAGGAAACAGAGGCCATCACAACAGTGGGAGCAGACCAATTCAGTGAAGCATTTATGAGAGAAGATGTTGAACAACTGAAAAAGCATGAGGAAGAGCAGTCAGAAAAGAGTCAGGAATCCCTAGCTGACCTGAAGAAGGAAAACAGAATAAGCACAGAGTTATCAGAACAAGCAGAAGTTGAGAGTAAGCTATCATATATTACCGAAGATCTCAGTCCAGACACTATAGTAGAGGGCATGGTTACCACGGAATCTCCATCTGAATCTCACACATGTATGGAGAGCTCCATCATGGAAGAATTAAGAGCAGCGTCTGATCACTGGGAATCCACCGTCAGACTTCAGCCTCATGAAAAGGAGGGGGATTTAAATCAGGATGTGTCGAGGAACAAGAGAAAGATGGGGTCAACTCGTagacagaaaaggaaaagtAATGAAGTACATTTGGATGGAACAAGATCTTCACATGAAACTGAGGTGATGACTGGGATGGTCACTGAAACTGATATTGAGGTGCAGCAGGAAGAAAATCTCCAATCAGAGGAAATATCATCCAGTGAAAACATGCAAGCAGCTTGTCTAAACACAATTCTTGTAGGATGTAATGAATGTCTAATGAAATATGCAAGTAAAGAGACAGTGGATGAACCAAATAAACAAGATCTAAGCAGTCAAGAGTCAGAAAaggaaaaaggagagaaggacATTTTAATGATCCTGGAAGGTAAGGTAGAGGATCAAAGGGAGGTTGACTTGGGTCCACCTGAAACCCATAGAGCAGTTCAGTGTGACACAACAGTTGAAGGACAGGGAAGGATTCTAGAACAAATCCAAGATAAAGTTACTGAAACAAGTGTTTCTGCTTCCCAATATCCACAAACTGAAGAAAGTCCTGGCTTGAAACGGAGGAGAAAGTTAGGCTCAACAAGAAGGAGCCAACATGAAAAGACGGAGAGAAAATATGTTGTCATGGATGGGAtgctcattcacacagacacagagacaagtCCTTGTCTGGACAGTAAATCAGTGGAAGTaaaagatgaggaagagaggaaaatcCATGATATTGAGGAAAACACAGAGGCAATGTCTTCTATTTTTGGAAATACAATAGTTACACCTTCTACACCAGAATCACTCGAAACAGATCAGGAGAGAAGCAACAATGCCATTCATAGTAAAGATGAAGGAATTAAGaaagaacagtgcattttggcCCCAACTATTACCACAGCAGAGCAGCCACCTTTGGAGAATATAGCCGGCAATGACTATTACTCAGCTCATGGAGACACTCTGGCTGTGAACAGTAAGACACCACCTGCTAATTCACCCTCTTGCAAAAACACACTTAAGTTATGTCCACTGGAAAATTCGGATTCCTCAGAAGAGAGTAAACCACAAAAGAAGAGAATGGGATCTAGTCGTAAAATATCCCAACGTCAACATAAGAATAAGAATAGCAGTCATAGTGAGGCAGATGTAAAGAATGGGGATTTGGATAGTGTGACTAACACAGTTACACAACCAATTCAGCAGGTCACTGGTGATGTAGATTTATGTGCTGAACATAGTGGAGGACTAGAGGGTGCACATAATTATAAATGGACAGACACCCATCAGAGTAAATGTTCTGAACCTGCCAGTGGGGCCTGTAACCACCCTGAGGACCATTTAATCCCGGAGATGTATGTTCAGTCACCCTTGGGACAAATTGAGATTTCGGAATCAAGTGGGACTACAGCAGCTGAGACAAGCTCCGGAAACCTCTGTGAGGATGACAGTCAGAAGGAACCCAAATCTATGCTCCAAAAAAGAAAGATGGGCTCTTCTCGTAGAGGTCAAGGTCTGAGAAACAGAGCGAAACAGGCTGCAAATGTAGACGAGCACGTGGATGACATCAGCACCTCGAAACAAGACGGGGATGATACAGCTCTTCCGAATACAGAAGACTTGTCAATGGAGGGTGAACAGTTACTCATTACTTCTGTTCAAACAAGCAAGAGTAACCTACAGCCACTGGCTCAGGCAGAAAGGCCTGATGAGTTCATTGATGAGCGAGTTTTACCTGCATCTGCTCAATGCAGGACATCAGTCCACAGTGCATCCTCATCACCTTCATCTAAGCTGCAAGAGGATAACCCATCCATAGATCCACAAAGCACcacgaaaaaaaagaaaatgggaTCAACTCGCAAGAACATGAAGAGACAAGGGGAAGATGAAAAAAGCGGCCTAAAGAGAGACCAAGGAAATGCAGAAAGATGTAATGTGATTGATGACATGGGAGATCTGACTGGGCCAACTGAGAGAGTTACAATCCAGAAAGTGACTGAAACAGGGGAGTCAGAAGAGACCCTACCACAAGATGAGGGTACTGGACATGGCTCTGCTGGCCACAAGGAGGCGCCAGAAGGCACAAGGAGGAAGGTGGGCTCCAGGCGTGGTGGTCAGGGCTGCAGAGGGGCCGTGGGGGGACCTGAGGACCAACCTGTTAGCCAGGCCCCTGAAAATGATAGCAGTGTGTTGCAGAACATTCAGGAAAATGTCCATAGTGAG GGCCTTTCTAAACTGGTCTTAGCTGGTGAGGGGCAATTTCAGAAGGTGGAACAACCGCCTTCAGGAGCAAGAAGCAAATCAGACTTAGATAGAAAGTATGGGCAAG ACAACACTCTTACATCTCTGGAAGAGGCTGTTATGTTTAATGTAGTGATGGTTGGAGACAGTAGCGTGGGGAAGACATCTTTTATCCGCCGATTCCAGAGTGGACAGTTTATTGATGATCACTCTGCCACCATTG GTATTGATACATTCACCCAGACATTGGCTGTGGATGGTGAATTGGTAAAACTTCAGATATGGGACACTGCTGGTCAGGAAAG GTTTCATAGCATCACCCATAATGTGTTACATAAGGCTCAGGGACTCATCCTGATGTATGACATTTCATCCTGTCAGACCTTTAGTGCTGTTCGCAAATGGATTACCTGCATTGAG TTTTCGCAGGTTATCAGCAACTACAATCTCAGCATGGTCCAGGCAACTGCCTTGAAGGAATAG